In Streptomyces puniciscabiei, a single genomic region encodes these proteins:
- the rodA gene encoding rod shape-determining protein RodA, with protein MTGSSFTVSGYGPERPAWTRLFARDSSIRRLDWPILLAALALSFIGSLLVYSATRNRTAINQGDPHYFLVRHLMNLGIGCVLMIGTMWLGHRALRNAVPILYGISVLGVLLVLTPLGATINGNRNWIVLGGGFSLQPSEFVKVTIILGMALLLAARVDAGDRKYPDGRTVIQALGLAAVPIMVVMMMPDLGSTMVMTVTILGVLLASGASNRWVFGLLGIGVLGAVAVWQLHLLDQYQINRFAAFADPSLDPSGVGYNTNQARIAIGSGGLTGEGLFHGAQTTGQFVPEQQTDFVFTVAGEELGFVGGILIISLIGVILWRACRIARETTELYGTIIAAGIVAWFSFQSFENIGMALGIMPVAGIPLPFVSYGGSSMFAVWVAVGLLQSIRVQQTRP; from the coding sequence ATGACCGGGAGCAGCTTCACCGTCTCGGGCTATGGCCCCGAGCGCCCCGCCTGGACGCGGCTTTTCGCGCGCGACTCCAGCATCCGTCGGCTGGACTGGCCGATACTGCTGGCCGCCCTCGCCCTGTCGTTCATCGGCTCGCTGCTGGTGTACTCCGCGACTCGCAACCGCACCGCGATCAACCAGGGCGACCCGCACTACTTCCTCGTCCGGCACCTGATGAACCTCGGCATCGGGTGCGTCCTGATGATCGGCACGATGTGGCTGGGGCACCGCGCCCTGCGCAACGCGGTGCCCATCCTCTACGGGATTTCAGTGCTCGGGGTGCTGCTGGTGCTCACCCCGCTCGGTGCCACCATCAACGGCAACCGCAACTGGATCGTGCTGGGCGGCGGATTCTCACTGCAGCCCTCGGAATTCGTGAAGGTCACCATCATCCTGGGCATGGCGCTGCTCCTCGCGGCCCGGGTCGACGCGGGTGACAGGAAGTACCCCGACGGCCGCACAGTGATCCAGGCGCTGGGGCTGGCCGCCGTGCCGATCATGGTCGTGATGATGATGCCGGACCTCGGCTCGACGATGGTCATGACCGTCACGATCCTGGGCGTGCTGCTCGCATCCGGCGCCTCCAACCGCTGGGTCTTCGGTCTGCTCGGCATCGGTGTCCTCGGCGCCGTCGCCGTGTGGCAGCTGCATCTCCTGGACCAGTACCAGATCAACCGCTTCGCCGCCTTCGCCGACCCGAGCCTGGACCCGTCCGGAGTCGGTTACAACACCAACCAGGCCCGCATCGCCATCGGTTCCGGCGGTCTGACGGGCGAGGGCCTCTTCCACGGCGCGCAGACCACCGGTCAGTTCGTCCCGGAGCAGCAGACCGACTTCGTGTTCACCGTCGCCGGGGAGGAACTGGGCTTCGTGGGCGGGATCCTGATCATCTCCCTGATCGGAGTGATCCTGTGGCGCGCCTGTCGCATCGCCCGGGAGACGACCGAGTTGTACGGCACGATCATCGCCGCCGGCATCGTCGCCTGGTTCTCCTTCCAGTCCTTCGAGAACATCGGCATGGCGCTCGGCATCATGCCGGTGGCGGGAATTCCCCTGCCGTTCGTCTCCTACGGCGGTTCCTCGATGTTCGCAGTGTGGGTGGCGGTCGGCCTGCTGCAGTCGATCCGGGTGCAGCAGACGAGGCCGTGA
- a CDS encoding LCP family protein, translated as MSDPWDGPNGQATRGRTTTRVPGQRTYEAEGRRPPGGRAAARATSRSRGAARSRRRAHPAGRARRALKIVAITLSVLILVTAGAGWWFYEHLNGNINSVSLDGKGGTEKADAFGRTPINILVMGSDGRTSVEDCKLGGGCARTGVQTGSNADVEMVVHIAADRSNATVMSIPRDTMTQVPACADSQSHQSTNGYYGQINSALQYGPACQVATVHQLTGIPVDHFVELDFAGVVKMSDAVGGVSVCVTDDVYDTYSHLKLSKGDHTLKGQAALEFVRSRHGFGDGSDLGRTTTQHFFLSSLIRKFKSTGTLTDPTAVYGLADAATKALTVDDGLGSVSKLISLAADVNKVPTKRMTFTTMQTAPDPNNKERLVVGPGAKSLFSTIANDQSLTTGSGDKSAAASPTAKPTAPAVPASQIAVTVENGTAVTGRASDIATALTDQGFNSATTTANAPSPAATTTLTYGTGQKEETTTVAKALGLPSSHLKQGTGTGLTLVIGSDWPSGTGFPGGSSSPAPADTKAAVGGAHASTADQAKTCAKVSPYKTVSLNGISMTPPQAYAAARSTPDSDS; from the coding sequence ATGAGCGACCCGTGGGACGGCCCGAACGGCCAGGCCACGCGCGGCCGCACCACTACCCGGGTGCCCGGTCAGCGTACGTACGAGGCGGAGGGCAGGCGCCCACCGGGCGGCCGTGCCGCGGCCCGGGCCACCTCCCGGTCACGGGGCGCTGCCCGGTCGCGGCGTCGTGCACATCCGGCCGGGCGCGCCCGACGGGCGCTCAAGATCGTCGCTATCACCCTGTCCGTACTGATCCTGGTCACGGCCGGTGCGGGCTGGTGGTTCTACGAGCACCTGAACGGCAACATCAACAGCGTCTCGCTCGACGGCAAGGGCGGCACCGAGAAGGCCGACGCCTTCGGCCGTACCCCGATCAACATCCTGGTCATGGGCTCGGACGGCCGAACCAGCGTCGAGGACTGCAAGCTCGGCGGCGGCTGCGCCAGGACCGGTGTGCAGACCGGCAGCAACGCGGACGTGGAGATGGTGGTGCACATAGCCGCCGACCGCTCCAACGCGACGGTGATGAGCATCCCCCGCGACACCATGACCCAGGTGCCCGCCTGCGCGGACAGCCAGAGCCATCAGTCCACGAACGGTTACTACGGCCAGATCAACAGCGCGCTTCAGTACGGTCCCGCCTGCCAGGTGGCCACGGTCCATCAGCTCACCGGCATCCCGGTCGACCACTTCGTCGAGCTCGACTTCGCCGGCGTCGTGAAGATGTCCGACGCGGTCGGTGGTGTTTCCGTCTGTGTCACCGACGACGTGTACGACACCTATTCGCACCTGAAGCTGTCCAAGGGCGACCACACGCTCAAGGGTCAGGCCGCGCTGGAGTTCGTCCGCTCCCGGCACGGCTTCGGCGACGGCAGCGACCTCGGCCGTACGACGACCCAGCACTTCTTCCTCAGCTCGCTGATCCGCAAGTTCAAGAGCACGGGGACGCTCACCGACCCCACCGCGGTCTATGGCCTGGCCGACGCCGCCACCAAGGCGCTGACCGTGGACGACGGCCTGGGCAGTGTGAGCAAGCTGATCTCGCTCGCGGCGGACGTGAACAAGGTGCCGACCAAGCGGATGACCTTCACGACGATGCAGACGGCCCCCGACCCGAACAACAAGGAACGGCTCGTCGTGGGCCCGGGCGCGAAGTCCCTGTTCTCCACCATCGCCAACGACCAGTCCCTGACCACCGGCTCCGGCGACAAGTCCGCGGCGGCCTCGCCGACCGCGAAGCCCACCGCCCCGGCGGTCCCCGCGTCGCAGATCGCCGTCACCGTCGAGAACGGCACCGCGGTCACCGGCCGCGCCTCGGACATCGCGACCGCCCTGACCGACCAGGGCTTCAACTCGGCGACGACCACGGCCAACGCGCCGAGCCCGGCGGCCACCACCACCCTCACCTACGGCACCGGCCAGAAGGAGGAGACGACGACGGTCGCCAAGGCGCTCGGTCTGCCCTCCTCGCATCTGAAGCAGGGCACCGGCACCGGCCTGACCCTGGTCATCGGCAGCGACTGGCCCAGCGGCACCGGCTTCCCGGGCGGCAGCTCCTCCCCGGCGCCGGCCGACACCAAGGCCGCCGTCGGAGGCGCCCACGCCTCCACCGCCGACCAGGCCAAGACCTGCGCCAAGGTCAGCCCCTACAAGACGGTCAGCCTCAACGGCATCTCCATGACACCGCCCCAGGCGTACGCGGCGGCGCGCAGCACACCCGACTCCGATTCCTAA